A genomic region of Streptosporangium lutulentum contains the following coding sequences:
- a CDS encoding tyrosine-type recombinase/integrase, with translation MRSRLQIVQGGGVPQEPVTTDPWQFQAECVEAFVASWTARGFSPVTIDNDTGLLERTLTALGRLAWEVAPEDIDRIVGDLAVAGRATSTRRDYVQIFKGFHRFLQARKAAQIEAAFGVRLVCPVDEFNASRHVGDDSPAQLPPPTPERVTEFFDFLKVRIASARKYAPAARDYALFRTLYHAGLRSEECALLDRADVHFGRGPFGKLHVRFGKGARTSGPRPRWVPMLDHLDLVLRWFLDDVRGKFPDSPVLFADESGGSLHPGTIRNRLRYLMELEGRPAAERFSPHALRRACATHNYERGVDLVAIQQLLGHWTVSSTMRYVRPSVTFIEDAYRRAVAGTLSELTREDPSP, from the coding sequence GTGCGGTCGCGATTACAGATCGTCCAGGGCGGTGGCGTCCCGCAGGAGCCGGTCACCACGGACCCGTGGCAGTTCCAGGCCGAGTGCGTCGAGGCGTTCGTGGCCTCGTGGACAGCCCGCGGGTTCAGCCCGGTGACGATCGACAACGACACCGGCCTACTGGAGCGGACCCTGACCGCCCTGGGGCGTCTGGCCTGGGAGGTGGCTCCTGAAGACATCGACCGAATCGTCGGGGACCTGGCGGTGGCGGGCCGGGCGACCTCCACCCGCCGCGATTACGTGCAGATCTTCAAAGGGTTCCATCGGTTCCTGCAGGCTCGTAAGGCGGCCCAGATCGAGGCGGCCTTCGGGGTCCGCTTGGTCTGCCCGGTTGATGAGTTCAACGCCTCCCGCCATGTCGGCGACGATTCCCCGGCCCAGCTGCCGCCGCCGACCCCGGAGCGGGTGACGGAGTTCTTCGACTTCCTCAAGGTTCGGATCGCCTCCGCCCGCAAGTACGCGCCCGCGGCGCGGGACTACGCGCTGTTTCGAACGCTGTATCACGCCGGTCTGCGCTCGGAGGAGTGCGCGCTGCTGGATCGAGCCGATGTGCATTTCGGCCGGGGTCCGTTCGGCAAGCTGCATGTCCGTTTCGGCAAGGGCGCCCGCACCTCTGGGCCCCGGCCTCGCTGGGTGCCGATGCTCGATCACCTGGACCTGGTGCTGCGCTGGTTCCTGGACGATGTGCGCGGCAAGTTTCCCGACTCGCCGGTGCTGTTCGCCGACGAGTCCGGCGGCAGTCTGCATCCGGGAACCATCCGTAACCGGCTGCGTTATCTGATGGAGCTGGAGGGCCGTCCGGCCGCCGAGCGGTTCAGTCCGCATGCGCTGCGGCGGGCGTGCGCGACGCACAACTACGAACGCGGCGTCGACCTGGTGGCCATCCAGCAGTTGCTCGGGCATTGGACGGTCAGCTCGACGATGCGCTATGTCCGGCCCTCGGTCACGTTCATCGAGGACGCCTATCGACGCGCGGTGGCCGGCACGCTGAGCGAACTGACCCGAGAGGACCCCTCGCCATGA
- a CDS encoding GNAT family N-acetyltransferase: MQIRAAMMNDLTALTELFQAIELVEIGRAETNKADIRHILITPELDLERRSCVYEKDGDIIGFAALHFAPHADQFRAHLGVSPVAPDSLADALLRQIEEWAQKQTATAGRERESVTLFQMPQALATPALQDHGWHVVRRYSRLIIDLNGERPSLLQLPAGTEIRIAACDDDRRRLHAVLEEALSGHWNHHRRTFEEFWADQQQRDGHDPSLWWIAEVEGTPAAVLIARSQPNRGWIAWLGTEQRYRGRGLARCLLLTAFAELKARGHHMVGVDVDSANDTNATGVYEAAGMRVLGQADQWQRDINIS; this comes from the coding sequence ATGCAGATACGCGCCGCGATGATGAATGACTTGACTGCCCTGACGGAGCTGTTCCAGGCGATCGAACTAGTCGAGATCGGACGAGCAGAGACCAACAAGGCCGACATCCGGCACATCCTGATCACGCCAGAGCTGGACCTGGAGCGACGTAGCTGCGTATATGAGAAGGACGGTGACATCATCGGCTTTGCCGCGCTCCACTTCGCTCCGCACGCCGACCAGTTCCGCGCGCACCTTGGAGTGTCACCCGTCGCCCCGGACTCCCTGGCTGATGCGTTACTGCGGCAGATCGAGGAATGGGCGCAGAAGCAGACCGCGACAGCAGGTCGAGAGCGTGAGAGCGTCACGCTCTTCCAGATGCCTCAAGCTCTCGCCACGCCCGCGCTCCAAGATCACGGCTGGCACGTTGTCCGTCGTTACAGCCGCCTGATCATCGACTTGAACGGCGAACGGCCCTCCCTTCTGCAATTGCCGGCCGGAACCGAGATTCGGATCGCGGCTTGTGACGACGATCGGCGCCGCCTGCATGCGGTGCTGGAGGAAGCGCTGAGCGGACACTGGAACCACCACCGTCGAACGTTCGAGGAGTTCTGGGCCGATCAACAACAGCGAGACGGTCACGATCCCAGCCTGTGGTGGATCGCCGAGGTCGAGGGAACCCCAGCGGCTGTGCTGATCGCCCGCTCGCAACCGAACCGCGGCTGGATCGCCTGGCTAGGCACCGAGCAGCGTTACCGAGGGCGAGGATTGGCCCGCTGCCTTCTGCTCACCGCATTCGCCGAGTTGAAGGCACGTGGCCACCACATGGTCGGTGTCGATGTTGACAGCGCAAACGACACGAATGCCACGGGTGTCTATGAGGCTGCCGGCATGCGCGTGCTCGGCCAGGCCGACCAGTGGCAACGGGATATCAACATCAGTTGA
- a CDS encoding ISAs1 family transposase: protein MPSFPINVLARHLEHVPAFDPSTDLPALAEVLGTLPDPRSHRGRRYRLGPLLALTLLAVLSGATSIAAINRSIHGYDPDILSRAGLPGTVRLAASTLRRLLARLDGDAFDTATGTYLATLAADGPPATDHPESRPPLTGLAIDGKTLRGSRTANGTVHLLAALRHDTQTVVAQRQVTAKSNEIPAVAPLLSGLDLSDVVVTADALHTQHAHARQIIDSGGHYLFIVKGNQPTLHRRLKALPWRHALLNDRTDTRGHGRREIRRMKICTVRPGLPFPHAAQAIQVKRRRTDRRTGKTTIVTIYAITSLPPGRVTHAHLATLIRGHWSIEALHHIRDVTYREDASRVRTGTAPRVMASLRNLAIGLARLIGWTNIAAATDHYRSHPTDGLQLLGLTT from the coding sequence GTGCCATCATTCCCGATCAACGTGCTCGCCCGCCACTTGGAGCACGTCCCCGCTTTCGACCCATCGACCGATCTGCCCGCGCTGGCCGAGGTACTGGGCACCCTGCCCGACCCACGCAGCCACCGCGGACGTCGCTACCGACTCGGCCCACTGCTGGCCCTAACCCTGCTCGCCGTACTCAGCGGAGCCACCTCCATAGCGGCGATCAACAGATCCATCCACGGATACGACCCGGACATCCTGTCTCGTGCCGGGCTCCCCGGCACCGTTCGCCTGGCCGCCAGCACCCTGCGGCGACTACTCGCCCGCCTGGACGGCGACGCCTTCGACACCGCGACCGGCACCTACCTGGCCACCCTCGCCGCCGACGGCCCGCCCGCCACCGACCACCCCGAAAGCCGACCACCGCTGACCGGCCTGGCCATCGACGGCAAGACCCTACGCGGCAGTCGCACCGCCAACGGCACGGTGCACCTGCTGGCCGCCTTGCGCCACGACACCCAGACCGTCGTCGCCCAACGCCAGGTCACCGCCAAGAGCAACGAGATCCCTGCAGTTGCGCCCCTGCTGTCCGGCCTGGACCTGTCCGACGTGGTAGTCACCGCCGACGCCCTGCATACCCAGCACGCCCATGCCCGCCAGATCATCGACTCCGGCGGCCATTACCTATTCATCGTCAAAGGCAACCAGCCCACCTTGCACCGCCGGCTCAAGGCTCTGCCCTGGCGCCACGCCCTGCTCAACGACCGCACCGATACCCGCGGCCACGGCCGCCGCGAGATCCGCCGCATGAAGATCTGCACCGTCCGGCCCGGCCTGCCCTTCCCCCACGCCGCCCAGGCCATCCAGGTCAAACGCCGCCGCACCGACCGCCGCACCGGCAAAACCACCATCGTCACGATCTACGCGATCACCAGCCTGCCGCCCGGCCGCGTCACCCACGCCCACCTCGCCACACTGATCCGCGGCCACTGGAGTATCGAGGCCCTGCACCACATCCGCGACGTCACCTACCGCGAAGACGCCTCACGCGTTCGGACCGGCACCGCCCCACGGGTCATGGCGAGCCTGCGTAACCTGGCCATCGGCCTGGCCCGCTTGATCGGCTGGACCAACATCGCCGCCGCCACCGATCACTACCGCAGCCACCCCACGGACGGCCTTCAGCTACTCGGTCTCACAACATGA
- a CDS encoding sensor histidine kinase codes for MRRDDALWAALCFAGGLVLIATDAYVHRGVPVYLLTGPLLLTCLGIVVRRRAPLAALTLGVVAVVGDALVGPSMGTILFFTDNLYAAVLYGPRRLGRWMLGITSVFAVVGGTAAGFISRDLSVLAMAIVQLGLIGTTPVITGVIVRQYRDQAKSERARAEQVARLAELDRQAAVNTERTRMARELHDMIANHFSAIAIQSTAVLSRKDLDARTVREVLESIRENSVQGMAEMRTTIELLRQDGEEAEATRRRVAEAGELAKRAREAGLDVRLRVDGDARELPASVDLAGYRIVQESLTNALKHGGKVADVVIGYRPGLVTLTVDNPVDGVGRGLPGAGAGIIGMRERTALVGGAFQAGPHDDGWRVRAELPTRETV; via the coding sequence ATGAGACGAGACGACGCGCTGTGGGCCGCGTTGTGCTTCGCCGGTGGCCTCGTCCTGATCGCGACGGATGCCTATGTCCATCGGGGCGTCCCCGTCTACCTCCTCACCGGACCGCTGCTGCTCACCTGTCTCGGGATCGTGGTACGGCGGAGAGCACCGCTGGCCGCTCTGACGCTGGGCGTCGTCGCCGTCGTCGGTGACGCCCTGGTCGGCCCGTCCATGGGCACGATCCTGTTTTTCACCGACAACCTCTACGCCGCCGTCCTGTACGGCCCGCGCAGGCTGGGCAGGTGGATGCTCGGCATCACCTCGGTCTTCGCCGTCGTGGGCGGGACGGCCGCGGGATTCATCTCCCGCGACCTGAGCGTCCTGGCCATGGCCATCGTCCAGCTCGGCCTGATCGGGACCACCCCGGTCATCACCGGAGTGATCGTAAGACAGTACCGGGACCAGGCGAAGTCCGAGCGGGCCAGGGCCGAGCAGGTGGCACGGCTGGCCGAGCTGGACCGGCAGGCCGCGGTGAACACCGAGCGGACCAGGATGGCGAGGGAACTGCACGACATGATCGCCAATCACTTCAGCGCGATCGCCATTCAGTCCACGGCCGTGCTCTCCCGCAAGGACCTGGACGCGCGGACCGTACGGGAGGTGCTGGAGTCCATCCGGGAGAACAGCGTCCAGGGCATGGCCGAGATGCGCACCACGATCGAACTGCTCCGGCAGGACGGCGAGGAGGCCGAGGCGACCCGGCGCAGGGTGGCCGAGGCCGGCGAGCTGGCGAAGCGGGCGCGGGAGGCGGGGCTGGACGTACGGCTGCGCGTGGACGGCGACGCCCGGGAACTGCCCGCCTCGGTGGATCTGGCCGGATACCGGATCGTGCAGGAGTCCCTGACCAACGCGCTCAAGCACGGCGGTAAGGTCGCCGACGTGGTGATCGGTTATCGGCCTGGCCTGGTCACGCTCACCGTGGACAATCCCGTCGACGGCGTCGGGCGGGGTCTTCCCGGCGCGGGCGCGGGGATCATCGGCATGCGCGAACGGACCGCTCTCGTGGGCGGCGCCTTCCAGGCCGGACCACACGACGACGGCTGGCGTGTCCGGGCCGAACTACCCACCCGGGAGACCGTATGA
- a CDS encoding response regulator, with protein MTIRVLVADDHAAVRAGIVLILDGHEDIEVAGQASDGEQAVAMAFDLRPDVVLMDIRMPKLDGISATRELTGIADVLILTTFDLDEYVFGALRAGAAGFLLKSTDADALVEAVRVVARGDGLIAPSVTRRLIAAFGSAAPEYRPREVDSLTPREREVLACLGRGLSNAEISAELHMAEATTKTHVSRLLNKLGLRSRVQAAILAQELSAGDRRTPESLKGRQKTPDQGFPAGA; from the coding sequence ATGACCATCCGAGTCCTCGTCGCCGACGATCACGCGGCGGTTCGCGCCGGGATCGTCCTCATACTCGACGGCCACGAGGACATCGAGGTCGCCGGTCAGGCCTCGGACGGGGAGCAGGCCGTCGCGATGGCTTTCGACCTGCGTCCGGACGTGGTGCTGATGGACATCCGGATGCCGAAGCTCGACGGGATCTCCGCGACGCGTGAGCTGACCGGGATCGCCGACGTGCTGATCCTGACCACCTTCGACCTCGACGAATACGTCTTCGGGGCGTTGCGGGCGGGGGCCGCCGGGTTCCTGCTCAAGAGCACCGACGCCGACGCGCTGGTGGAGGCGGTGCGGGTGGTGGCCCGGGGGGACGGGCTCATCGCTCCCTCGGTCACCCGGCGGCTGATCGCGGCCTTCGGGTCCGCGGCTCCGGAGTACAGGCCACGGGAGGTCGACAGCCTGACTCCGCGTGAGCGCGAGGTGCTGGCGTGCCTCGGACGGGGCCTGTCGAACGCCGAGATCTCCGCCGAGCTGCACATGGCGGAGGCGACCACGAAGACCCACGTCAGCAGGTTGCTGAACAAACTGGGTCTGCGCAGCCGCGTCCAGGCGGCCATCCTGGCCCAGGAGCTCTCAGCGGGAGACCGGAGGACCCCCGAATCCCTCAAGGGGAGGCAGAAGACCCCGGACCAGGGGTTTCCTGCGGGAGCGTAG
- a CDS encoding MaoC family dehydratase, whose product MRTFANITELKAAVGEHLGHTEWRQISQEQVNLFADATGDHQWIHVDVERSKEGPFGGTIAHGYLSLSLLPSLMQELIKVGGLAMGINYGLNKVRFPSPVPVGARIRAGAELVDLKGTPSGYLSSVRVTIEVEGQKKPACIAETLSLYVPAESP is encoded by the coding sequence ATGAGGACCTTCGCGAACATCACCGAACTCAAGGCCGCTGTCGGCGAGCACCTCGGCCACACCGAGTGGCGCCAGATCAGCCAGGAACAGGTCAATCTCTTCGCCGACGCGACCGGCGACCACCAGTGGATCCACGTGGACGTCGAGAGGTCGAAGGAGGGCCCGTTCGGAGGCACCATCGCCCATGGTTACCTGAGCCTGTCCCTGCTGCCCTCGCTCATGCAGGAGCTGATCAAGGTGGGCGGTCTGGCCATGGGCATCAACTACGGACTCAACAAGGTCCGCTTCCCCTCGCCGGTCCCGGTCGGCGCGCGGATCCGGGCCGGGGCGGAGCTCGTCGACCTCAAGGGCACCCCTTCGGGTTACCTGTCGAGCGTGCGCGTGACCATCGAGGTGGAGGGTCAGAAGAAGCCCGCCTGCATCGCGGAGACCCTCTCCCTCTACGTTCCCGCCGAGAGCCCCTGA
- a CDS encoding SigE family RNA polymerase sigma factor: MQQNEPLVRPWSVEFTDFVAVRGGALYRYGYVLTGNAEDAADLTQEALMRLGDAWPKIRKRDDPEGYVRTTMARLHISVWRRLRRERLVAVVPEVAYIEDRFTDDTGLWKELKGLPPKQRAVLVLRYYEDLSDQEIAEFLGISRGTVRSQAARALNKLRVRAVALEMRNV, from the coding sequence ATGCAACAGAACGAACCCCTCGTGCGTCCCTGGTCCGTGGAGTTCACTGATTTCGTCGCCGTGCGGGGAGGCGCGTTGTACCGGTACGGCTACGTGCTCACCGGCAACGCCGAGGACGCGGCCGACCTGACGCAGGAAGCGCTGATGCGCCTGGGGGACGCGTGGCCCAAGATCAGAAAAAGGGACGACCCGGAGGGGTACGTCCGCACGACCATGGCCCGCCTGCACATCAGCGTCTGGCGGCGATTACGCAGGGAACGCCTGGTCGCGGTGGTGCCCGAGGTCGCCTACATCGAAGATCGCTTCACCGATGACACCGGCCTGTGGAAGGAACTGAAGGGGCTGCCGCCCAAACAGCGGGCGGTGCTGGTCCTGCGCTACTACGAGGACCTCTCCGACCAGGAGATCGCCGAGTTCCTCGGAATCTCACGCGGCACGGTGCGCAGCCAGGCGGCCCGTGCGCTGAACAAGCTCAGAGTCCGGGCGGTCGCCCTTGAGATGAGGAACGTGTGA
- a CDS encoding esterase-like activity of phytase family protein has translation MTITIGAAVLAMAMATPAMATPTRPGFERATLTGFATMPALTFVPRSEPSGAYIDQTPVNGVTPPFTGQPVQGFSGVVRRGDDTFDVLSDNGYGSKATSADFLLRVHRVKPSFRREKVEVLGGFNLSDPDHRVTWPLTRPDRKLTGADFDVESIVRNSDGTYWIGDEFGPFLLHFSSSGKLLETPISLPGVKAPENPFLNGAQPNLGGSKGFEGMARSVDGRTLYPMLEGTVAGDPAGTLRINEFDLRKRAYTGKRWTYTLDSPGNSIGDMTAVDSHRFLIIERDNEQGDAAKTKRVYMVDTRDRDLRKTLVADLLDLANPRGLGGFGKTFRFPFQTIEDIVILDDRTLGILNDNNFPFSSGRTAGKPDNNEFITVQLSRPLQADRRVYK, from the coding sequence ATGACCATAACCATTGGTGCCGCCGTACTGGCGATGGCGATGGCGACCCCCGCGATGGCCACCCCCACGCGTCCTGGCTTCGAGCGCGCCACGCTGACCGGATTCGCCACCATGCCCGCCCTGACGTTCGTGCCCCGCAGCGAGCCGTCGGGTGCCTACATCGACCAGACCCCGGTCAACGGCGTGACCCCGCCGTTCACCGGGCAGCCGGTCCAGGGCTTCAGCGGCGTCGTGCGACGGGGTGACGACACCTTCGACGTGCTGTCCGACAACGGCTACGGCTCCAAGGCCACCAGCGCGGACTTCCTGCTGCGGGTGCACCGGGTGAAGCCCTCCTTCCGTCGCGAGAAGGTCGAGGTGCTGGGCGGGTTCAACCTGAGCGACCCCGACCACCGCGTGACCTGGCCGCTGACCCGGCCCGACCGGAAGCTGACCGGCGCCGACTTCGACGTGGAGTCGATCGTTCGGAACTCCGACGGCACGTACTGGATCGGCGACGAGTTCGGCCCGTTCCTGCTGCACTTCTCGTCGTCGGGCAAGCTGCTGGAGACCCCGATCTCGCTGCCCGGCGTGAAGGCGCCGGAGAACCCGTTCCTCAACGGCGCTCAGCCCAACCTGGGCGGTAGCAAGGGCTTCGAGGGCATGGCCCGCTCGGTCGACGGCCGCACGCTGTACCCGATGCTGGAGGGCACCGTGGCCGGCGACCCGGCGGGGACCCTGCGGATCAACGAGTTCGACCTGCGCAAGCGCGCCTACACCGGCAAGCGCTGGACCTACACGCTGGACAGCCCCGGCAACTCGATCGGCGACATGACCGCGGTGGACAGTCACCGGTTCCTGATCATCGAGCGCGACAACGAGCAGGGCGACGCGGCCAAGACCAAGCGCGTCTACATGGTGGACACCCGCGACCGCGACCTGCGCAAGACCCTCGTCGCCGACCTGCTCGACCTGGCCAATCCCCGTGGCCTGGGCGGGTTCGGGAAGACCTTCCGCTTCCCGTTCCAGACCATCGAGGACATCGTGATCCTCGACGACCGGACCCTGGGCATACTCAACGACAACAACTTCCCGTTCTCCTCGGGCCGTACGGCGGGCAAGCCCGACAACAACGAGTTCATCACCGTGCAGCTGTCGCGCCCGCTCCAGGCCGACCGCCGCGTCTACAAGTAA